The Podospora pseudocomata strain CBS 415.72m chromosome 1 map unlocalized CBS415.72m_1, whole genome shotgun sequence genome has a segment encoding these proteins:
- a CDS encoding uncharacterized protein (COG:A; COG:T; EggNog:ENOG503NY3C): MGDTPLQHGAPTEFLGQDAPPGTLSVSSSLGPGHIAAEHPSVYPSTRPQQQPDAGSQHAFATQLEMTHQQRTGGFDMSSMANALPQQAYRPGPYGQSPQRYNAPGISSPGTAPQIPVSQYGAPNAMGPAAPSPQYYIPQPHMAAQYYPSPVPPQQPAGANMPPRGDVNYYGSHVVVNQQHHPGAHYYYPPTAHFAGQSPHVVTQLMLGQYAQSNLHHLDAGAQHPHLNNQGVPIHSPAHHGTPSTESRQNNVVRGPPRKPRQSGHAIWIGNLPPQTELMSLVHHVCKEADGLESLFLISKSNCAFANFKDEQSCIAAQRKLHDSKFMTVRLVSRLRKSTVEGPAGITAPTGPAISSTPTVTAAQEQAATIGADSDETKTPASSTPAAAADSSVISPKVESGSSQKDRFFVLKSLTVEDLELSVKTNIWATQSHNEETLNNAFKDSDNVYLVFSANKSGEYFGYARMTSPINDDPAAAIEFAPKAQSSADVDLPKAIATEATEFAPKGRIIDDSARGTIFWEADRGDQTPDGGQDEESGGSVGGDGGSVQGVGQENGVGAESKAWGKPFRLEWLSTARLPFYKTRGLRNPWNSNREVKIARDGTELEPSVGRRLIGLFNRIQSPAMPIIPGMGPGPVPVHVPVSTAGIPLAAGGYPMPPNVLMR; encoded by the exons ATGGGAGATACACCACTCCAGCACGGCGCTCCAACAGAGTTCCTCGGACAAGACGCCCCTCCGGGAACGCTTTCGGTCTCCTCAAGTCTCGGGCCGGGTCACATCGCTGCTGAGCATCCGTCCGTGTACCCCTCGACacgccctcaacaacagccagacGCCGGATCGCAACATGCCTTTGCAACTCAACTCGAAATGACGCATCAACAAAGAACCGGGGGCTTCGATATGAGCAGCATGGCCAACGCCCTGCCCCAGCAAGCATACCGACCGGGCCCTTACGGACAAAGCCCACAGAGATATAACGCGCCTGGAATATCATCCCCCGGAACGGCGCCTCAAATCCCTGTCTCTCAATATGGGGCACCGAACGCTATGGGACCGGCGGCCCCTTCTCCTCAGTATTACATACCACAACCGCATATGGCGGCGCAATACTACCCGAGTCCCGTACCCCCCCAACAGCCAGCGGGTGCTAACATGCCACCTCGGGGAGATGTAAACTACTATGGTAGTCATGTTGTTGTgaaccaacaacatcacccagGCGCACACTACTATTACCCGCCGACCGCACACTTTGCTGGGCAGTCGCCGCATGTAGTAACACAGCTCATGCTTGGACAGTATGCGCAATCGAATCTGCACCACCTCGATGCTGGTGCGCAACACCCGCATCTCAACAATCAAGGGGTTCCCATCCATTCCCCGGCCCATCATGGAACGC CCTCGACAGAAAGCCGTCAAAATAATGTTGTTCGCGGTCCTCCCCGAAAGCCGCGCCAGAGTG GCCACGCCATATGGATCGGCAACCTACCTCCTCAGACAGAGCTCATGAGCTTGGTTCATCACGTCTGCAAGGAAGCTGATGGACTGGAGTCACTGTTCCTCATCTCGAAAAGTAACTGCGCGTTCGCGAACTTCAAGGACGAACAGTCATGCATCGCGGCGCAACGAAAACTCCACGACTCCAAATTCATGACTGTCAGACTGGTCAGCCGGTTGCGAAAAAGCACGGTAGAAGGACCTGCCGGTATCACGGCACCGACAGGACCGGCTATCTCGTCAACGCCGACGGTAACAGCGGCTCAGGAACAAGCTGCTACTATTGGAGCCGATTCGGATGAAACAAAAACTCCCGCTTCTTCGACGCCGGCGGCCGCTGCCGATTCGAGTGTAATAAGCCCCAAGGTGGAAAGTGGTTCTTCTCAGAAGGACAGGTTCTTTGTTCTCAAGAGTCTGACGGTGGAGGACTTGGAGCTGAGTGTCAAAACGAATATATGGGCGACTCAGTCGCATAACGAAGAGACCCTCAACAATGCCTTTAAA GACTCGGACAACGTCTATCTCGTGTTCTCTGCAAACAAATCTGGCGAATACTTTGGCTACGCCCGCATGACATCTCCCATCAACGACGACCCCGCAGCAGCGATAGAATTTGCACCCAAGGCACAGTCCTCGGCTGATGTTGACCTTCCCAAGGCCATAGCCACTGAAGCCACCGAATTCGCGCCCAAGGGCCGGATTATCGATGACTCTGCCCGCGGCACCATTTTCTGGGAGGCAGACCGCGGAGACCAGACGCCTGATGGCGGGCAAGATGAGGAATCCGGTGGGTCGGTCGGTGGGGACGGTGGAAGTGTCCAAGGTGTTGGTCAAGAGaatggggttggtgctgaGTCTAAAGCATGGGGCAAGCCGTTCCGACTGGAGTGGTTGTCAACGGCGAGGCTTCCGTTTTATAAGACTAGGGGACTTAGAAATCCCTGGAACTCCAACagggaggtgaagattgCCAGAGATGGAACAGAGCTGGAGCCCTCAGTTGGAAGGAGGCTGATTGGGTTGTTCAACAGGATACAAAGTCCGGCCATGCCTATCATTCCAGGAATGGGGCCAGGGCCAGTGCCTGTGCATGTCCCTGTGTCAACGGCTGGAATCCCACTGGCAGCCGGTGGCTACCCCATGCCGCCGAAtgtgttgatgaggtga
- a CDS encoding uncharacterized protein (COG:O; EggNog:ENOG503P2JN) has protein sequence MFSRSFYGADPSFTPLFRLLDDFDNYSREVQGNGNDNHQNGSRNSHRAIRTFTPKFDISESVDAYELHGELPGIAREDLSIEFTDPQTIVIKGKVERTRTAGTPPAGLLENNGQASKAITESGEDQHPSHKVTVEDEKPEDEKATSTTTVVKTGENKEAATHHKNKQPETKFWLQERSIGEFSRTFSFPSRVELDGVKAGLDNGILTVVVPKAKKPQVHKVPIC, from the coding sequence ATGTTCTCCCGCAGCTTCTACGGTGCCGACCCCAGCTTCACTcccctcttccgcctccttgACGACTTTGACAACTACTCGCGCGAAGTCCAAGGTAACGGcaacgacaaccaccagAACGGATCCCGCAACTCTCACCGCGCCATTCGCACCTTCACCCCCAAGTTCGACATCAGCGAGTCGGTTGATGCCTACGAGCTCCACGGCGAGCTCCCTGGCATTGCCCGCGAGGACCTCAGCATCGAGTTCACCGACCCCCAGACCATTGTGATCAAGGGCAAGGTGGAGAGAACCCGCACCGCCGGAACCCCTCCCGCGGGTCTCCTCGAGAACAACGGCCAAGCCAGCAAGGCCATCACCGAGAGCGGCGAGGACCAGCACCCTTCTCACAAGGTCAccgtcgaggatgagaagcccgaggacgagaaggccaccagcaccaccaccgtggTCAAGACCGGCGAGAACAAGGAGGCTGCCACCCACCACAAGAACAAGCAGCCCGAGACCAAGTTTTGGCTCCAGGAGCGCTCGATCGGCGAGTTTAGCCGCACTTTCAGCTTCCCCAGCCGGGTCGAGCTCGACGGTGTCAAGGCTGGCCTCGACAATGGCATCTTGACTGTTGTGGTGCccaaggcgaagaagccTCAGGTCCACAAGGTTCCGATCTGCTAG
- a CDS encoding uncharacterized protein (EggNog:ENOG503P1ZJ; COG:Q): protein MSTTAISFRLPKAASQGFQNAPAYDTHRPHTLKKPSLRYFPRWDYWASKIPRSSRLPLARGSSPSCLPTERRDSISLGKELKGVDVRDGHAGRLAVEDDEWADGYIAAQSFHWFANEETLKEAHRVLKKGRDNKSREWKATTTWEEKLNSWIYSISSDGQPRFRDGQRRSALDNQQLFALLLSEETVKWTVWLSEGALWSRINTLSQVAILEGSDREAAVRVFKEALQSPDVERNEKGEIALHGVTYFVWTKKLDSLRFLPIHQPPKLLSRISDPTPRPPDAVNNRLKLLNRQRYT from the exons ATGTCCACCACTGCTATCTCGTTCCGGCTCCCCAAAGCTGCGAGCCAAGGCTTCCAGAACGCTCCTGCTTACGACACCCACCGGCCCCATACCCTCAAGAAGCCGTCACTTCGTTACTTTCCGCGCTGGGACTACTGGGCAAGCAAAATACCAAGATCCTCGAGATTGCCGCTGGCACGGGGAAGTTCACCGAGCTGCTTGCCAACCGAGAGGAGGGATTCAAT CTCGCTGGGAAAGGAACTAAAGGGTGTCGATGTGAGGGATGGTCATGCGGGaaggttggcggtggaggatgacgagtGGGCGGATGGGTATATTGCTGCGCAGAGCTTTCATTG GTTCGCAAATGAGGAGACGTTGAAGGAAGCCCATCGAGTCTTAAAAAAGGGGCGAG ACAACAAATCCCGTGAGTGGAAGGCAACGACTACGTGGGAGGAGAAACTGAACTCATG GATTTATTCCATATCATCCGACGGCCAGCCTCGTTTCCGCGATGGCCAACGGAGAAGTGCCTTGGACAACCAACAACTATTCGCGCTTCTACTTAGTGAGGAAACCGTGAAATGGACGGTGTGGCTGTCGGAGGGTGCGCTTTGGTCTCGTATCAACACTCTCAGCCAGGTGGCAATACTGGAAGGGTCAGACAGAGAGGCGGCTGTCAGGGTGTTCAAGGAGGCGCTTCAGTCACCAGATGTTGAGAGGAACGAGAAGGGAGAGATTGCTCTTCATGGCGTTACCTACTTTGTGTGgaccaagaagctcgacTCTTTGAGATTTCTTCCAATCCACCAGCCCCCAAAACTCCTCAGCAGGATATCAGACCCTACCCCCAGGCCGCCGGATGCAGTGAATAACAGATTAAAACTTCTTAATCGGCAGCGATATACATGA
- the LSM6 gene encoding U4/U6-U5 snRNP complex subunit lsm6 (COG:A; EggNog:ENOG503P6ZD), which yields MENGAITQGEGKDPSGWLSEIIGHPVTVKLNSGVVYKGELQSVDGYMNIALEKTEEYVNGAKRRSYGDAFVRGNNVMYIAAD from the exons ATGGAGAACGGCGCTATAACTCAGGGAGAGGGCAAGGACCCATCAGGCTGGCTCAGCGAAATCATTGGACATCCTGTCACAGTCAAGCTTAACTCAGGTGTTGTTTACAAGG GAGAGCTGCAGTCTGTGGATGGATACATGAACATTGCCCTGGAAAAGACCGAGGAGTATGTTAATGGCGCCAAGCGAAGAAGCTACGGCGACGCCTTTGTCAGAGGCAACAATG TCATGTATATCGCTGCCGATTAA
- a CDS encoding uncharacterized protein (EggNog:ENOG503P1C0), translating to MGGSAFSDLENPPYTPRMPIDIYEQVKASCYTALEKIFLHVANPVEGPAKADHGDIDILVANERRLTLQDSDEDTTPSPLPTLHTKIREALGAEFHKAVHNTTNLVVPWPGSNGQKHIQVDVRICKNEEELNWYLFKHGHGDLWNLLGSTIRPFGLTVDESSLWIRIPEIEKFDRKKAKILLTKSPTAILTFLGISLEPFKSGKPFPTVEALYEYVTTCRYFFVRPASEENDGDGAGLVGGEEGVKKLKSNDRQRMRQRAVYRRWIEEYIPSLREQGLHVRSDVSVKKMRASVQEDAFAAFDVEVEWNARLKEWRLQKNVEATRKLIKEIIPADVTDVNYRVCLLSGLKKIIMEDGDLAGFEFVSRPDFKNEDGLYDEEVIRRFVEEKIDEVGKVALEGQLERSRAAMQKKREKMASAAE from the exons ATGGGCGGCTCAGCCTTCTCAGACCTGGAGAATCCTCCATACACTCCTCGCATGCCCATAGATATCTACGAGCAGGTAAAGGCATCCTGTTATACCGCTCTCGAAAAGATTTTCCTCCACGTGGCCAACCCCGTCGAGGGCCCTGCCAAAGCCGACCACGGcgacatcgacatcctcgTCGCAAACGAGCGGCGTCTCACACTTCAGGATTCCGATGAAGACACGACTCCCTCGCCCCTGCCCACACTACACACCAAGATCCGAGAAGCACTAGGCGCAGAATTCCACAAAGCCgtccacaacaccacaaacctAGTCGTCCCTTGGCCCGGCTCCAACGGACAAAAACACATCCAAGTTGACGTCCGTATCTGCAAGAACGAAGAGGAGCTAAACTGG TACCTCTTCAAACACGGCCACGGCGACCTCTGGAACCTCCTCGGCTCCACCATCCGCCCCTTCGGCCTGACAGTAGACGAATCCTCCCTCTGGATCCGCATCCCAGAAATCGAAAAATTCGACCGCAAAAAGGCCaaaatcctcctcaccaaatCCCCAACCGCAatcctcaccttcctcgGCATCAGTCTCGAGCCGTTCAAGTCCGGCAAGCCTTTCCCAACGGTGGAGGCCCTCTACGAGTACGTAACCACCTGCCGCTACTTCTTTGTCCGCCCCGCCTCGGAAGAAAATGACGGCGATGGCGCTGGCCTTGtaggaggcgaggaaggcgtcAAAAAGCTCAAGAGCAATGACCGGCAGAGGATGAGGCAGCGGGCTGTGTACAGGAGGTGGATAGAGGAGTATATCCCCAGTCTTCGGGAGCAGGGCCTGCACGTCAGGTCGGATGTCTCGGTCAAGAAGATGCGCGCCTCGGTGCAGGAGGACGCTTTTGCCGCGTTTGACGTGGAGGTGGAGTGGAACGCACGGCTGAAGGAGTGGCGGTTGCAGAAGAATGTGGAGGCGACGAGGAAGTTGATCAAGGAGATAATACCTGCCGACGTTACGGATGTGAATTATAGGGTTTGCTTGCTGTctgggttgaagaagatcaTTATGGAGGATGGCGATTTAGCTGGGTTCGAGTTCGTTTCCCGCCCAGACTTCAAAAATGAGGATGGGCTTTATGACGAGGAGGTTATCCGGCGTTTTGTGGAGGAAAAGATTGACGAGGTAGGCAAGGTGGCGTTGGAAGGGCAGCTGGAGAGGTCAAGGGCAGCGATGCaaaaaaagagggagaagatggcaagCGCCGCAGAATAG
- a CDS encoding uncharacterized protein (EggNog:ENOG503NVR7; COG:L) — MAVNMDREGKVGCAYYSAVDETLFLEDDIAMGGIETVETFLLHLEPTSVLISNRAADSLVQFLEPNAQKFDDDQTSRTDKGPYILRHLVSAQFNYDTARELLANVGIFSDESQEPDPLQVQSGEEEPIQCIGSSRHINLVRLARIINLESQLSVGCAGAVLTDLERRRAVEEESGSGEEGKVPFRVKRIKMNLSTDTMLLGADALISLNIIRPHLQAIPGLHGSSDEPRAKENLCVADLLASLASTTQGKQKVRQMLLRPSLNLDVIHQRQSTIHMMLDPENVSIVKSMRKLLKRLKSPKTLLLHVKKGVDRVRGHLSLRMGDWKAVVRFATVAANVHQAVTSLVRTSGLEIISKICDTIDPRPFLLLADKIMRTFDFEASKDSQRTIILSGASPGLDQLRQELAEVCDMLPDIRDNIARDAPRWANKHILHCTVMEQSGFLIGVAIKPDTGVGVYYGHDLLDDEWELVFVTEGVAYYKNKLMHDLDSQYGDLPSYITEEEMLLVMELSGHVREQEKAILAASEIYGELDSLSALASAAEKYNWVAPTMTTSNIIDIIDGRHPLQELVVPSFIPNNCSLRGGFGKTKPHGSLDEDECMERADETASICSTKNTHDLNMNDSFWYNDSLVDDDGYNRMSLDPDQEDMGGEEKENTMDELENYQRTEASFMWPSRSISSPEIAFSWPTTQAPSRPSTLSQRASSTGLYGSEVSDEEDFTVYEGKPCMLVLTGPNDSGKSVYMKQVALIVQLAHVGSFVPAERATIGLTDRILTRILTRETVLDDQSAFMIDIKQAAFALNFATKRSLLVVDEFGKGTTASNGAALLASYLSHFIELGKSQQPKVLAATHFHEVFENGLLDGYQEDDLALAHMDVRLNLGADAIEDQVTYLHRLLPGRGPSSLGIKCAEIRGIPARILNRADEIVEMLEAGVSLTQVPARLSGEELQRQIEATFLTRWLLALPRGVLERAKNGDPSIDVRAMLEQAMRDARQAALDGLAEYVGEDDGLSGDCEMEGEEEDIEMEDAGESSDFDW; from the exons ATGGCCGTCAACATGGATCGGGAGGGCAAAGTGGGCTGTGCTTACTATAGCGCCGTGGATGAAACGCTGTTTCTTGAGGACGACATAGCCATGGGAGGCATAGAGACTGTTGAAACCTTTCTCCTTCACCTGGAGCCAACCTCGGTTCTCATTTCCAATCGTGCAGCGGATTCACTAGTTCAATTTCTCGAACCAAACGCACAAAAGTTCGATGATGATCAGACATCACGTACAGACAAAGGCCCGTATATTCTACGCCACCTTGTTTCAGCACAGTTCAACTACGACACAGCGAGAGAGCTATTAGCCAATGTCGGCATTTTCTCAGACGAATCGCAAGAGCCCGATCCCCTTCAGGTGCAgtctggagaggaagagccTATTCAATGCATTGGGTCTTCTCGCCATATCAACCTTGTGCGCCTGGCAAGAATCATCAATTTGGAAAGCCAGCTTTCTGTAGGGTGCGCTGGGGCAGTTCTCACCGACCTCGAACGCCGAAGGGCAGTGGAGGAAGAGTCCGGCTCCGGTGAAGAAGGGAAGGTTCCGTTCCGGGTGAAACGTATCAAGATGAACCTTTCTACAGATACCATGCTGCTCGGCGCCGATGCCCTGATATCTCTTAACATTATACGTCCGCATCTTCAAGCCATTCCTGGACTCCACGGGTCTAGCGACGAACCACGAGCCAAAGAAAACCTCTGTGTAGCGGACCTTCTGGCCTCGCTGGCATCAACGACGCAGGGAAAGCAGAAAGTGCGCCAGATGCTGCTGCGGCCAAGTCTCAACCTCGACGTGATACATCAACGCCAGTCGACGATTCATATGATGTTGGATCCAGAGAATGTTTCAATCGTGAAGAGTATGCGCAAACTGCtcaagaggttgaagagTCCCAAGACACTGCTGCTCCACGTAAAGAAAGGCGTGGATCGTGTAAGGGGCCATCTGTCGCTCCGAATGGGCGACTGGAAAGCTGTGGTTCGCTTTGCTACAGTTGCTGCCAACGTTCACCAGGCCGTGACCTCACTTGTCCGCACCTCGGGGCTTGAGATCATCTCCAAG ATCTGCGACACGATTGATCCTCGTccgtttcttcttcttgccgaCAAAATCATGAGAACATTTGACTTCGAGGCTTCCAAAGACAGCCAACGTACCATCATTTTGTCGGGTGCAAGCCCTGGACTGGATCAGCTTAGGCAAGAGTTGGCGGAGGTCTGTGACATGCTTCCTGATATCAGGGATAACATTGCGAGAGATGCTCCCAGGTGGGCAAACAAACATATTCTACACTGCACCGTCATGGAACAGTCGGGCTTTCTTATCGGTGTTGCCATCAAGCCAGATACCGGCGTGGGGGTCTACTATGGGCATGACCTCCTCGATGATGAATGGGAACTGGTCTTTGTGACCGAAGGAGTCGCCTATTACAAGAACAAGCTGATGCACGATCTCGACTCACAATATGGCGACTTACCATCCTACATCACCGAAGAAGAAATGCTTCTGGTCATGGAGCTATCTGGCCATGTTCGAGAGCAGGAAAAGGCaatcctcgccgcctcggaAATATACGGTGAACTTGACAGTCTGTCAGCATTGGCCTCCGCGGCGGAAAAGTACAACTGGGTGGCACCTACGATGACCACTTCCAACATCATCGACATTATCGACGGacgccaccccctccaagagTTGGTAGTTCCGTCATTTATACCCAACAATTGTAGTTTGcgaggtgggtttgggaaaACCAAGCCACATGGAAGCCTGGACGAAGACGAGTGCATGGAAAGGGCTGATGAGACCGCTTCTATATGCTCCACCAAGAACACACACGACCTGAACATGAATGACAGTTTTTGGTACAATGACagcctcgttgatgatgacgggtATAACCGCATGTCCCTCGACCCGGACCAGGAAGATATGGGCggtgaagaaaaggaaaacacCATGGACGAATTGGAAAACTATCAAAGGACCGAAGCAAGCTTCATGTGGCCTTCCCGATCCATATCCTCCCCAGAGATTGCATTCAGCTGGCCAACTACACAAGCCCCATCACGCCCCTCGACTTTGTCCCAACGCGCTTCTAGTACCGGGTTGTATGGCTCCGAGGTatccgacgaggaagacTTTACGGTGTACGAAGGCAAGCCGTGTATGTTAGTACTCACCGGCCCCAATGATTCAGGCAAGAGCGTCTACATGAAACAGGTTGCGCTCATTGTACAGCTGGCCCATGTGGGGAGTTTTGTCCCTGCAGAGAGAGCCACAATAGGTCTGACGGACCGCATACTGACGAGAATTCTGACGCGCGAGACAGTTCTCGACGACCAAAGTGCTTTTATGATCGATATAAAGCAGGCAGCTTTTGCGTTGAATTTTGCCACAAAGAGGAGCTTACTTGTAGTCGACGAGTTTGGAAAGGGCACCACGGCATCAAACGGCGCGGCTCTTCTCGCTTCATATCTGTCCCATTTTATCGAGCTTGGGAAATCGCAGCAACCAAAGGTTCTTGCAGCAACGCACTTTCATGAGGTGTTCGAAAATGGCCTGCTCGATGGCTACCAAGAAGACGACCTTGCTTTGGCGCACATGGATGTTCGTCTCAACCTGGGAGCAGATGCGATCGAGGACCAGGTCACATACTTGCATCGTCTCTTGCCGGGGCGGGGCCCATCAAGTTTGGGAATAAAGTGCGCCGAGATACGAGGCATACCGGCCCGCATTCTGAATCGAGCGGATGAGATTGtcgagatgttggaggcTGGGGTCAGCTTGACGCAGGTGCCAGCAAGGCTCTCGGGTGAAGAGTTGCAAAGGCAGATCGAGGCAACTTTTTTGACAAGGTGGCTTCTCGCGCTGCCTAGAGGTGTGTTGGAGAGAGCTAAGAACGGGGACCCGTCTATTGATGTGAGGGCCATGTTGGAGCAGGCGATGCGAGATGCTAGGCAGGCGGCTCTTGATGGTCTCGCAGAGTATGTCGGTGAGGATGACGGCCTCAGTGGTGATTGTGAGatggaaggcgaggaagaggatatTGAGATGGAAGATGCCGGGGAGTCGTCGGATTTTGACTGGTAA
- a CDS encoding uncharacterized protein (EggNog:ENOG503P3S2; COG:S), giving the protein MHICGPARPVPICETSLACSSQKTKRGQVESKTGSPQLEFLEDGWVWMKEPSTWDRVLEKMRIGGESFRLSACTQLDRCGYATIGIWPLLPWHFWECSQPVGIVVTRSISKSTAKGINPDSSTMTLISKSITAFGSLLLAHACYSAQEHSALQSFRAATSAALTSTPTAATSLPIDIAIETAVAILVILVGLVLGTSPLRPIQWREWAGKIEREGEDGFKDNNGQVNRDYLGNPFTYIEGRPNFVDVRKQRNEFTEWVKGQGQEQK; this is encoded by the exons ATGCATATTTGTGGCCCAGCCCGCCCCGTCCCGATCTGTGAAACATCGCTAGCTTGTAGCAgccagaaaacaaaaagaggcCAGGTTGAATCAAAGACAGGTTCCCCTCAGCTTGAGTTCTTggaagatggatgggtttggaTGAAAGAACCGAGTACTTGGGACCGTGTCTTGGAGAAAATGAGAATAGGGGGTGAAAGTTTTCGTTTAAGTGCATGCACACAACTGGACCGTTGCGGCTATGCAACTATCGGGATATGGCCCCTGCTTCCTTGGCATTTCTGGGAGTGCTCCCAACCAGTTGGCATCGTCGTCACCAGAAGCATCTCCAAGTCAACAGCAAAAGGCATAAACCCAGATTCCTCCACCATGACGTTAATATCCAAGTCCATCACTGCTTTTGGCAGTCTTTTACTCGCACATGC GTGCTACTCGGCCCAGGAGCATTCGGCCCTGCAGTCGTTCCGAGCTGCCACCTCGGCGGCATTGACGTCAACTCCCACCGCTGCCACATCCCTGCCGATAGATATCGCGATCGAAACGGCTGTTGCTATTCTGGTTATTCTTGTCGGCCTGGTTCTCGGCACATCCCCCCTGCGCCCGATCCAGTGGCGCGAGTGGGCTGGGAAGATTGAaagggagggcgaggacgggTTCAAGGACAACAACGGGCAGGTGAACCGGGACTACTTGGGCAATCCGTTCACGTACATCGAGGGTAGGCCAAACTTTGTGGACGTTCGGAAGCAACGCAATGAGTTTACCGAGTGGGTGAAAGGTCAGGGGCAAGAGCAAAAGTGA
- a CDS encoding uncharacterized protein (COG:K; EggNog:ENOG503P8CC) codes for MDRNTPLSPSLPKGEPLPVGFNELLQHNAATPHDMNAADSIRVQSQPTSRYGTPAPQLTHSQSFDPSMSYQRGGAQIPGFHPMYPDSSPYGPIPDMSQPYGTPAASPPTPSRASDIMSIHGGNIVIGKALAPRRAGVEKASSKKKKKERAKPPKNLPTLDRPLSDLTKDSAIPITDIETYVNRDATARQDEVTQCRKNPGKVKRPMNAFMLYRKAYQQRAKEWASQHNHQVVSRVCGSSWPLEPEHIRQQFKAWADLERDNHQKAHPNYKFTPSKPHKPAKYDENFDAHSEASDLDEYGDWQHAAARMRSATNTPNDDGDYIPSRSVYAATHHPLMGLHGLAPHHQNRSAFEFSNPGKPMPSTYDTRGLTNTFYESHIQNTQRSHLHPGMIEDVLMRKTPSPSMAFQQHTHGLPSHYELNQYHHPQHTCPSHEQQAHSQSQSQGHSQPQPPRFEHRIDPSLMSHEELFNGTNNLNNINNSISNLFDGTNNSQHGWQTGQLTSNNDPENQFSHFNLGLDNTLSVEQHSQFLGGADEWRMELLSEGAHFEANWAETKADQ; via the exons ATGGATCGCAatacccccctctccccaagtCTGCCGAAAGGAGAGCCGTTACCTGTCGGCTTCAATGAACTTCTGCAACATAACGCTGCCACACCGCACGATATGAACGCCGCCGATTCCATTCGAGTACAATCGCAACCGACTTCGAGATATGGAACCCCGGCGCCCCAGTTAACACATTCGCAAAGTTTCGATCCGTCCATGTCATACCAGCGTGGAGGTGCTCAGATT CCGGGCTTCCACCCCATGTATCCCGACAGCAGTCCGTACGGCCCTATTCCAGAT ATGTCGCAGCCTTATGGCACACCGGCAGCGTCACCCCCTACACCTTCACGGGCGTCTGATATCATGAGCATACACGGCGGCAATATCGTAATCGGGAAGGCGCTGGCACCAAGACGCGCGGGCGTGGAAAAGGCATCGTctaaaaagaagaagaaggaaagagCGAAGCCGCCGAAAAATTTGCCAACTTTGGACAGGCCGCTGAGTGACTTAACAAAAGACTCGGCCATTCCGATCACCGATATCGAGACGTACGTGAACCGAGACGCCACCGCACGGCAAGACGAGGTCACCCAGTGCAGGAAGAATCCCGGCAAGGTCAAAAGGCCCATGAACGCCTTCATGCTGTATCGCAAGGCCTATCAGCAACGTGCCAAAGAATGGGCGTCTCAACACAACCATCAGGTCGTCTCACGGGTCTGCGGTTCCAGCTGGCCACTTGAGCCCGAGCATATCCGACAGCAGTTCAAAGCCTGGGCCGACCTCGAACgtgacaaccaccaaaaagcGCACCCGAACTACAAGTTCACGCCGTCCAAACCTCACAAGCCAGCAAAGTACGACGAAAACTTCGACGCCCACAGTGAAGCCTCGGACTTGGATGAGTATGGCGACTGGCAACACGCGGCGGCCCGGATGCGGTCTGCTACCAACACGCCCAACGACGACGGGGACTACATTCCAAGTCGCTCCGTCTATGCCgcaacccatcaccctctgATGGGATTGCACGGGCTAGCGCCTCATCACCAGAACCGATCGGCCTTTGAATTTTCCAACCCGGGGAAACCAATGCCGTCCACATACGACACTCGAGGGTTAACGAACACCTTTTACGAGAGCCACATCCAGAACACCCAAAGGAGCCACTTGCACCCAGGTATGATAGAGGATGTTCTGATGCGCAAGACGCCATCGCCGAGTATGGCattccaacaacacacccaCGGATTGCCCTCGCATTACGAGTTGAATcaataccaccacccacaacaCACATGCCCTTCTCACGAGCAACAAGCTCACTCACAATCCCAATCACAAGGTcattcccaaccccagcccccccGCTTTGAGCACCGTATCGATCCGTCGTTGATGTCTCACGAGGAGCTCTTCAACGGAACGAAtaacctcaacaacatcaacaattCCATATCCAACCTCTTCGACGGCACCAACAATTCGCAGCACGGTTGGCAAACAGGCCAGCTGACATCCAACAACGACCCAGAGAACCAGTTCTCCCACTTCAACCTAGGGCTCGACAACACACTTTCGGTTGAGCAGCACAGCCAGTTTCTCGGGGGGGCAGACGAGTGGCGGATGGAGCTTTTGTCAGAAGGGGCGCACTTTGAGGCCAACTGGGCCGAAACCAAGGCTGATCAATAG